A part of Saimiri boliviensis isolate mSaiBol1 chromosome 13, mSaiBol1.pri, whole genome shotgun sequence genomic DNA contains:
- the HRH4 gene encoding histamine H4 receptor isoform X3 has product MQNCVISIPLYIPHTVFEWDFGKEICVFWLTTDYLLCTASVYNIVLISYDRYLSVSNAVSYRTQHTGISKIVTLMVAVWVLAFLVNGPVILVSESWKNKDNECEPGFFSKWYILAITSFLEFLIPVTLVAYFYVSIYWSLWKRDHLSRCQSHPGLTTVSSNTCGHSFRGRLSSRTSLPAVTEVSASLHSERPRRKSSLMFSLRTKMNKNRIASKMGSFSQSDSVALHQREHVDLLRARGLAKSLAILLGVFAVCWAPHSLFTIVLSFYSSATGPKSVWYKIAFWLQWFNSFLNPLLYPLCHKRFQKAFLKIFCIKKQLPPSPHQSLSS; this is encoded by the exons GTGTGATCTCCATTCCTTTGTACATCCCTCACACAGTGTTTGAATGGGATTTTGGAAAGGAAATCTGTGTATTCTGGCTCACGACTGACTATCTTTTATGTACAGCATCTGTATATAACATTGTCCTCATCAGCTATGATCGATACCTGTCAGTCTCAAACGCT GTGTCTTATAGAACTCAACACACTGGGATCTCGAAGATTGTCACTCTGATGGTGGCTGTTTGGGTGCTGGCCTTCTTAGTGAATGGGCCAGTGATTCTAGTTTCAGAGTCTTGGAAGAACAAAGATAATGAATGTGAAcctggatttttttcaaaatggtacATCCTTGCCATCACATCATTCTTGGAATTCCTGATCCCAGTCACCTTAGTCGCTTATTTCTACGTGAGTATTTATTGGAGCCTGTGGAAGCGTGATCATCTCAGTAGGTGCCAAAGCCATCCTGGACTGACCACTGTCTCTTCCAACACCTGTGGACACTCATTCAGAGGTAGACTATCTTCAAGGACATCTCTTCCTGCAGTGACAGAAGTGTCTGCATCCCTTCATTCAGAGAGACCGAGGAGAAAGAGCAGTCTCATGTTTTCCTTAAGAACcaagatgaataaaaatagaattgcttCCAAAATGGGTTCCTTCTCCCAATCAGATTCTGTAGCTCTTCACCAAAGGGAACATGTTGACCTGCTTAGAGCCAGGGGATTAGCCAAGTCACTGGCCATTCTCTTAGGGGTTTTTGCTGTTTGCTGGGCTCCGCACTCTCTGTTCACaattgttctttcattttactcCTCAGCAACAGGTCCTAAATCAGTTTGGTACAAAATCGCATTTTGGCTTCAGTGGTTCAATTCCTTTCTCAATCCTCTTTTGTATCCATTGTGTCACAAGCGCTTTCAAAAGgctttcttgaaaatattttgtataaaaaagCAACTTCCACCATCACCACATCAGTCATTATCTTCTTAA
- the HRH4 gene encoding histamine H4 receptor isoform X2, whose translation MLCTHMLSLACCHVRCACFPFHHDCEFPEASPAMQNCVISIPLYIPHTVFEWDFGKEICVFWLTTDYLLCTASVYNIVLISYDRYLSVSNAVSYRTQHTGISKIVTLMVAVWVLAFLVNGPVILVSESWKNKDNECEPGFFSKWYILAITSFLEFLIPVTLVAYFYVSIYWSLWKRDHLSRCQSHPGLTTVSSNTCGHSFRGRLSSRTSLPAVTEVSASLHSERPRRKSSLMFSLRTKMNKNRIASKMGSFSQSDSVALHQREHVDLLRARGLAKSLAILLGVFAVCWAPHSLFTIVLSFYSSATGPKSVWYKIAFWLQWFNSFLNPLLYPLCHKRFQKAFLKIFCIKKQLPPSPHQSLSS comes from the exons GTGTGATCTCCATTCCTTTGTACATCCCTCACACAGTGTTTGAATGGGATTTTGGAAAGGAAATCTGTGTATTCTGGCTCACGACTGACTATCTTTTATGTACAGCATCTGTATATAACATTGTCCTCATCAGCTATGATCGATACCTGTCAGTCTCAAACGCT GTGTCTTATAGAACTCAACACACTGGGATCTCGAAGATTGTCACTCTGATGGTGGCTGTTTGGGTGCTGGCCTTCTTAGTGAATGGGCCAGTGATTCTAGTTTCAGAGTCTTGGAAGAACAAAGATAATGAATGTGAAcctggatttttttcaaaatggtacATCCTTGCCATCACATCATTCTTGGAATTCCTGATCCCAGTCACCTTAGTCGCTTATTTCTACGTGAGTATTTATTGGAGCCTGTGGAAGCGTGATCATCTCAGTAGGTGCCAAAGCCATCCTGGACTGACCACTGTCTCTTCCAACACCTGTGGACACTCATTCAGAGGTAGACTATCTTCAAGGACATCTCTTCCTGCAGTGACAGAAGTGTCTGCATCCCTTCATTCAGAGAGACCGAGGAGAAAGAGCAGTCTCATGTTTTCCTTAAGAACcaagatgaataaaaatagaattgcttCCAAAATGGGTTCCTTCTCCCAATCAGATTCTGTAGCTCTTCACCAAAGGGAACATGTTGACCTGCTTAGAGCCAGGGGATTAGCCAAGTCACTGGCCATTCTCTTAGGGGTTTTTGCTGTTTGCTGGGCTCCGCACTCTCTGTTCACaattgttctttcattttactcCTCAGCAACAGGTCCTAAATCAGTTTGGTACAAAATCGCATTTTGGCTTCAGTGGTTCAATTCCTTTCTCAATCCTCTTTTGTATCCATTGTGTCACAAGCGCTTTCAAAAGgctttcttgaaaatattttgtataaaaaagCAACTTCCACCATCACCACATCAGTCATTATCTTCTTAA